A window of the Natronomonas salina genome harbors these coding sequences:
- a CDS encoding DUF2298 domain-containing protein has protein sequence MEFLLLARWLLLYAVLAACGLPLCAALFPRFPHRGAAFAVPVSLAALTLPLYWLGHLALSSWTFAVVVGLLVGGAVVAATRVEVPWRAGAEAYLVFAAGVVVYALYRASDPTINPAGGEKFLHFGLLNAVLRAESLPPEDMWFAGKSVRYYFGGHLMTATLATLTDTAPRYAYNLAMSGYFGVLVAAAYGVGGALAASGDRSRRIGGALSVFFVAVGGYAVTAVRLSWDLLPADVARAYGRPVFGAIRHLTYEEALREQTAAGTWGWFYDRYVVEGALTEFPMYSFVKADHHGHTITTGFLVVAAAFAYAYYRTPADERRRRFALVFGVVPAFGGLLGVMNAWVLPSVVGLAWLGLLFAPAHPATMVRGPTREGLTDELWRAASATGIAAVVGVLALLWGAPFLLFGTPTNDGIGLFPPRTPAVGFLLMYGAMLALFVGYLLTLGREPVRRWAAGRPRRDNAIAAGAAVVAVVAFTAATVAVGFAGLSLIGLPLLAGALLLRLDDRAGFETVLLVGGLGLVLAMEVVHAKVWPPDVIRWNTTLKVAIQAWTLAGLAAAGVAVRWGGSAVDAVRDRTDARSSARRYAASGGVVLLCLAVVLVSTPFAALAFVPPVLDGADEGSLDGLAAHEDRRPAEMAAVAWLDEQSGTKTVVEAPGRSTYHWRNPASTFTGHPSVAGWSHEQGYRGVEPYQRRADDVDEIYAGENRSAHLAAYGVDYVFVGPVEREQYGDDLEPFEGPAYEVAFRQGAVTVYAVDRGELETG, from the coding sequence ATGGAGTTCCTCCTGCTCGCCCGCTGGCTGCTGCTCTACGCAGTCCTGGCCGCCTGCGGGCTGCCGCTCTGTGCGGCCCTCTTCCCCCGGTTCCCCCACCGCGGGGCCGCCTTCGCGGTCCCGGTGTCGCTGGCCGCGCTCACGCTCCCGCTGTACTGGCTCGGCCACCTCGCGCTCTCGTCGTGGACGTTCGCGGTCGTCGTCGGCCTGCTCGTCGGGGGCGCGGTCGTCGCCGCCACCCGCGTCGAGGTCCCGTGGCGGGCCGGCGCGGAGGCCTACCTCGTCTTCGCGGCCGGCGTCGTCGTCTACGCCCTCTACCGGGCGTCCGACCCGACGATCAACCCCGCCGGCGGCGAGAAGTTCCTCCACTTCGGGCTCTTGAACGCCGTGCTCCGCGCGGAGTCGCTGCCGCCGGAGGACATGTGGTTCGCCGGGAAGTCGGTGCGGTACTACTTCGGCGGCCACCTGATGACCGCGACGCTGGCCACCCTGACCGACACCGCGCCGCGCTACGCGTACAACCTCGCGATGTCGGGGTACTTCGGCGTGCTCGTCGCCGCGGCGTACGGGGTCGGCGGCGCCCTGGCGGCGTCCGGCGACCGGTCGCGACGGATCGGCGGCGCGCTCTCGGTCTTCTTCGTCGCCGTCGGGGGCTACGCCGTGACGGCCGTCCGGCTGTCGTGGGACCTGCTCCCGGCGGACGTCGCGCGGGCGTACGGCCGGCCCGTCTTCGGCGCGATCCGGCACCTGACCTACGAGGAGGCCCTCCGGGAGCAGACGGCCGCCGGCACCTGGGGCTGGTTCTACGACCGCTACGTCGTCGAGGGCGCGCTCACCGAGTTCCCGATGTACTCGTTCGTGAAGGCCGACCACCACGGCCACACCATCACGACGGGCTTTCTCGTCGTCGCCGCCGCGTTCGCGTACGCCTACTACCGGACCCCCGCCGACGAGCGCCGACGGCGGTTCGCCCTCGTCTTCGGCGTCGTGCCGGCCTTCGGCGGCCTGCTCGGCGTGATGAACGCCTGGGTCCTCCCCTCGGTCGTCGGCCTCGCGTGGCTCGGGCTCCTCTTCGCGCCGGCCCACCCCGCGACGATGGTCCGCGGGCCGACGCGAGAGGGGCTGACCGACGAGCTGTGGCGGGCCGCCAGCGCGACCGGGATCGCCGCGGTCGTCGGCGTGCTGGCCCTCCTGTGGGGCGCCCCCTTCCTCCTGTTCGGGACGCCGACCAACGACGGCATCGGGCTGTTCCCGCCGCGGACGCCCGCCGTCGGGTTCCTCCTGATGTACGGCGCGATGCTGGCGCTGTTCGTCGGCTACCTGCTGACGCTGGGTCGCGAGCCGGTCCGGCGGTGGGCCGCCGGCCGGCCGCGTCGAGACAACGCGATCGCGGCCGGTGCGGCCGTCGTCGCCGTCGTCGCCTTCACCGCCGCCACCGTCGCCGTCGGCTTCGCCGGCCTCTCGCTGATCGGCCTCCCGCTGCTGGCCGGCGCGCTCCTGCTGAGGCTGGACGACCGCGCGGGCTTCGAGACGGTGCTGCTCGTCGGCGGGCTCGGCCTCGTGCTGGCGATGGAGGTGGTCCACGCGAAGGTGTGGCCGCCGGACGTGATCCGCTGGAACACGACGCTGAAGGTCGCCATCCAGGCGTGGACGCTCGCCGGGCTGGCGGCCGCTGGCGTCGCCGTCCGGTGGGGCGGGTCGGCCGTCGACGCGGTCCGCGACCGGACCGACGCTCGCTCGAGCGCTCGGCGCTACGCGGCGTCCGGCGGCGTCGTCCTGCTGTGTCTCGCAGTCGTCCTCGTCAGCACGCCCTTCGCCGCGCTCGCGTTCGTCCCGCCCGTCCTCGACGGCGCCGACGAGGGGAGCCTCGACGGCCTCGCCGCCCACGAGGACCGCCGGCCGGCCGAGATGGCCGCCGTCGCCTGGCTGGACGAGCAGTCGGGGACGAAAACGGTCGTCGAGGCGCCCGGCCGGAGCACGTACCACTGGCGGAACCCGGCCTCCACGTTCACGGGCCACCCCTCGGTCGCGGGCTGGAGCCACGAGCAGGGGTACCGGGGCGTCGAACCCTACCAGCGGCGGGCCGACGACGTCGACGAGATATACGCCGGCGAGAACCGCTCGGCCCACCTCGCGGCCTACGGCGTCGACTACGTCTTCGTCGGGCCCGTCGAGCGCGAGCAGTACGGCGACGACCTGGAACCGTTCGAGGGGCCGGCCTACGAGGTCGCCTTCCGGCAGGGGGCGGTCACGGTGTACGCCGTCGACCGCGGCGAACTCGAGACCGGGTAG
- the tmk gene encoding dTMP kinase, translating into MLITLEGIDGSGKTTACEALRDALPEETVFTREPTESWYGEAVNRSIADDDADPMAELFLYTADHADHLSRVIRPSLDNGRVVISDRYSDSRYAYQGATLADRLERPMAYVKGVHEPFTRKPDATLYFDVPPEVGAERAGATNKFETADYLERVAENYERLIDADPTRFVRIDATQSPEAVVEATERVVAGLLDDE; encoded by the coding sequence ATGCTCATCACGCTGGAGGGGATCGACGGGAGCGGGAAGACGACGGCCTGCGAGGCGCTGCGGGACGCCCTCCCCGAGGAGACGGTGTTCACCCGCGAACCCACCGAGTCGTGGTACGGCGAGGCGGTGAACCGCTCCATCGCCGACGACGACGCCGACCCGATGGCCGAGCTGTTCCTCTACACCGCCGACCACGCCGACCACCTCTCCCGCGTGATTCGGCCGTCCCTCGACAACGGCAGGGTCGTGATCTCCGACCGCTACTCCGACTCCCGGTACGCCTACCAGGGCGCCACGCTCGCCGACCGCCTCGAGCGTCCGATGGCCTACGTCAAGGGCGTCCACGAGCCCTTCACCCGGAAGCCCGACGCGACGCTGTACTTCGACGTGCCGCCCGAGGTGGGCGCCGAGCGCGCCGGCGCGACGAACAAGTTCGAGACCGCCGACTACCTCGAGCGGGTCGCCGAGAACTACGAGCGGCTCATCGACGCCGACCCGACCCGATTCGTCCGCATCGACGCCACGCAGTCACCCGAGGCGGTCGTCGAGGCGACCGAGCGCGTGGTCGCCGGCCTGCTGGACGACGAGTGA
- a CDS encoding nucleoside phosphorylase has product MAKQPHLLVEEGDLADVALVPGDPGRVDRIADHCDDSETVAQNREYKVVNASYEGTDLTICSTGIGSPSAAIALEELAAVGVETFVRVGTTGALQSGIEIGDMVVATGAAKDEGTTKRYEDVEVPAVPDYEVLSSLVDAAESRQAPVHVGPIATDDAFYAETDAYVEDWEDAGLLCVEMEAAALFTLARRKGLAAGAICTVDGNLVEGTQKGATDDDELPEKAKDNVGRTIRIALDAVASL; this is encoded by the coding sequence ATGGCGAAACAGCCGCACCTGCTGGTCGAGGAGGGAGACCTCGCGGACGTCGCGCTCGTGCCGGGCGACCCCGGGCGCGTCGACCGCATCGCCGACCACTGCGACGACAGCGAGACCGTCGCCCAGAACCGCGAGTACAAGGTCGTCAACGCCAGCTACGAGGGAACCGACCTGACCATCTGCTCGACGGGCATCGGCTCGCCGTCGGCCGCAATCGCCCTCGAGGAGCTGGCCGCCGTCGGCGTCGAGACGTTCGTCCGCGTCGGCACCACCGGCGCGCTCCAGTCCGGCATCGAGATCGGCGACATGGTCGTCGCCACCGGCGCCGCCAAGGACGAGGGGACGACGAAGCGCTACGAGGACGTCGAGGTCCCGGCCGTGCCGGACTACGAGGTGCTCTCGTCGCTGGTCGACGCCGCCGAGAGCCGGCAGGCCCCCGTCCACGTCGGACCCATCGCCACGGACGACGCCTTCTACGCGGAAACCGACGCCTACGTCGAGGACTGGGAGGACGCCGGCCTGCTGTGCGTCGAGATGGAGGCCGCCGCGCTGTTCACCCTCGCCCGCCGGAAGGGCCTCGCCGCCGGCGCCATCTGCACCGTCGACGGCAACCTCGTCGAGGGCACCCAGAAGGGAGCGACCGACGACGACGAGCTCCCCGAGAAGGCGAAGGACAACGTCGGCCGCACGATCCGCATCGCGCTGGACGCCGTCGCGTCGCTGTAG
- a CDS encoding HAD family hydrolase: MTVGYLFDLDRTLVTYDPGIPGIFRAACEEAGVEPTDEAAEAIVPGYVETFTAFEESPYVGAARAAREAGMDVDPEAFAEVYVEAELEATRVHDGVAELLASLDRVGVVTNGYGPIQRRKLAETGLDEHVDSVVCADDVEAFKPADAPFDAVVEGVAADEYVMVGDNVDYDIRPAAERGYRTVFVGPEDDGGLADHRIEDPADLPTLPSILES, encoded by the coding sequence GTGACCGTCGGCTACCTCTTCGACCTCGACCGCACCCTCGTCACGTACGACCCGGGAATCCCGGGCATCTTCCGGGCGGCGTGCGAGGAGGCGGGCGTCGAGCCGACCGACGAGGCCGCCGAGGCCATCGTCCCCGGCTACGTCGAGACGTTCACGGCGTTCGAGGAGAGCCCCTACGTCGGCGCCGCCCGCGCCGCTCGCGAGGCCGGCATGGACGTCGACCCGGAGGCCTTCGCGGAGGTCTACGTCGAGGCCGAACTCGAGGCGACGCGCGTCCACGACGGCGTCGCCGAACTGCTGGCGTCGCTCGACCGCGTCGGCGTCGTCACCAACGGCTACGGGCCGATCCAGCGCCGCAAACTCGCCGAGACCGGCCTCGACGAGCACGTCGACAGCGTGGTCTGCGCCGACGACGTCGAGGCGTTCAAGCCCGCCGACGCGCCGTTCGACGCCGTCGTGGAGGGGGTGGCCGCCGACGAGTACGTCATGGTCGGCGACAACGTCGACTACGACATCCGGCCCGCAGCAGAGCGCGGCTACCGGACCGTCTTCGTCGGCCCGGAGGACGACGGCGGCCTGGCGGACCACCGCATCGAGGACCCCGCGGACCTCCCGACGCTGCCCTCCATCCTGGAGTCCTGA
- a CDS encoding carbohydrate kinase family protein: MRVVCAGHVNWDVTLCVDRLPAPDDEARVRERFESGGGSAANAAVALAALDADARLLGSVGHDDAGQETLESLRERGVETRVKVADDEPTTTKYVLVDDDGEVALVGSDGANEALAPADVSPAVLDGADALHLTGQRPDTAVRLAELAVDRDVPVSFDPGRRLGDRNFGPVLERADVVFATDRESAGVDFEVPWQVTKHGPDGATLDCPEGTLDHPGYGLPSVDSTGAGDAFAAGFLAAWLRDADPERALAVANACGALAASERGPRPPISWTRVEEVLAEA; this comes from the coding sequence ATGCGCGTCGTCTGCGCCGGCCACGTCAACTGGGACGTGACCCTCTGTGTCGACCGGTTGCCAGCGCCCGACGACGAGGCCCGGGTCCGCGAGCGGTTCGAGTCCGGCGGCGGCAGCGCCGCCAACGCCGCGGTCGCGCTGGCCGCCCTCGACGCCGACGCACGCCTGCTCGGCAGCGTCGGCCACGACGACGCCGGCCAGGAGACCCTCGAGAGCCTCCGGGAGCGCGGCGTCGAGACGCGGGTCAAGGTCGCCGACGACGAGCCGACGACGACGAAGTACGTCCTCGTCGACGACGACGGCGAGGTCGCGCTCGTCGGCAGCGACGGCGCCAACGAGGCGCTGGCCCCCGCGGACGTCTCGCCGGCCGTCCTCGACGGCGCCGACGCCCTGCACCTCACCGGCCAGCGGCCCGACACCGCCGTCAGGCTCGCCGAACTCGCCGTCGACCGCGACGTCCCCGTGAGCTTCGACCCCGGGCGGCGCCTCGGCGACCGGAACTTCGGCCCGGTCCTCGAGCGCGCGGACGTCGTCTTCGCCACCGACCGGGAGTCCGCGGGCGTCGACTTCGAGGTCCCCTGGCAGGTCACGAAACACGGCCCCGACGGCGCCACGCTCGACTGCCCCGAAGGGACCCTCGACCACCCGGGCTACGGGCTCCCGTCGGTCGACTCAACGGGGGCCGGCGACGCCTTCGCCGCCGGGTTCCTCGCCGCGTGGCTCCGGGACGCCGACCCCGAGCGGGCGCTGGCGGTCGCCAACGCCTGCGGCGCGCTCGCGGCCAGCGAGCGCGGGCCCAGGCCGCCGATCTCCTGGACGCGCGTCGAGGAGGTGCTGGCCGAGGCGTGA
- a CDS encoding DUF63 family protein: MVLPSDFGLPPTQYLIGLLGAAAIVGVLLYRVRPPVTEGTVTALAPWMAAGGGLYALYQVGGVPDAAAPLFGSPAVYVTVGVLAGAVWLGVADRSGDEWTPDSAPGVLAVVGTTLLAVVFLAAYAAAESPDLGVSGLILVASALAAGAVWAGLRRVRDVAAIGTVGVLTVFGHALDGVSTAVGYDHLGFGEQTPLSRIVLHAGEALPTAEFVGSGWLFVVVKLALAAVVVALFESYVREEPGEGYLLLGLVVAVGLGPGAHNVVLFAIS, translated from the coding sequence GTGGTACTCCCCAGCGACTTCGGGCTGCCCCCGACGCAGTACCTGATCGGCCTGCTCGGCGCCGCCGCGATAGTCGGCGTCCTCCTCTACCGGGTCCGGCCGCCGGTGACCGAGGGTACCGTCACCGCCCTCGCGCCGTGGATGGCCGCCGGTGGGGGTCTGTATGCCCTCTACCAGGTCGGCGGCGTCCCGGACGCGGCAGCGCCGCTGTTCGGGTCCCCCGCGGTGTACGTCACCGTCGGCGTCCTCGCCGGCGCGGTCTGGCTCGGTGTCGCCGACCGGTCGGGCGACGAGTGGACCCCTGATTCCGCACCGGGGGTGCTCGCCGTCGTCGGCACCACCCTCCTCGCGGTCGTTTTCCTCGCGGCCTACGCGGCAGCTGAGTCGCCCGACCTCGGCGTCTCGGGACTCATTCTCGTCGCGTCGGCCCTCGCCGCCGGCGCGGTCTGGGCGGGTCTCCGGCGGGTCCGCGACGTCGCCGCGATCGGGACCGTCGGCGTCCTGACCGTCTTCGGCCACGCCCTTGACGGCGTCTCGACGGCGGTCGGCTACGACCACCTCGGCTTCGGCGAGCAGACGCCCCTCTCACGTATCGTCCTGCACGCCGGCGAGGCGCTCCCGACCGCCGAGTTCGTCGGGTCGGGCTGGCTGTTCGTCGTCGTGAAGCTCGCACTCGCCGCCGTCGTCGTCGCGCTGTTCGAGTCCTACGTCCGCGAGGAGCCGGGCGAGGGCTACCTCCTGCTCGGGCTCGTCGTCGCGGTCGGCCTCGGGCCGGGCGCGCACAACGTCGTCCTCTTCGCCATCTCCTGA
- the map gene encoding type II methionyl aminopeptidase → MSVDLSDESYEKHREAGEILAQVREEAADRVEVGVEHLEVAEFAEDRIRELGGEPAFPVNISIDEEAAHRTPEPGDDATFGEEMINLDIGVHVDGWLADTAVTVDLSGHPELAEASEEALDAALEVVEPGVETGEIGAEIEDVIDGYGYNPVVNLSGHGLGHWDQHTDPNIPNRGVAQGVELEVGDVVAIEPFATDGGGKVNEGSSEEIYALEREASVRNRQARQALEQIVEEFKTLPFARRWLDTGRAEMALRRLSQQSVVHGYPVLKEEEGSLVSQKEHTVIVTEDGCEVTTRN, encoded by the coding sequence ATGAGCGTCGACCTCAGCGACGAGTCCTACGAGAAACACCGCGAGGCTGGCGAGATCCTCGCGCAGGTCCGCGAGGAGGCGGCCGACCGCGTCGAGGTCGGCGTCGAGCACCTTGAGGTCGCCGAGTTCGCCGAGGACCGCATCCGCGAGCTCGGCGGCGAACCGGCCTTCCCGGTCAACATCAGCATCGACGAGGAGGCGGCCCACCGGACGCCGGAGCCCGGCGACGACGCCACCTTCGGCGAGGAGATGATCAACCTCGACATCGGGGTCCACGTCGACGGCTGGCTCGCCGACACCGCCGTCACGGTCGACCTCTCGGGGCACCCGGAGCTGGCAGAGGCCTCCGAGGAGGCCCTCGACGCCGCCCTCGAGGTCGTCGAACCCGGCGTCGAGACCGGGGAGATCGGCGCCGAGATCGAGGACGTCATCGACGGCTACGGCTACAACCCGGTCGTCAACCTCTCGGGGCACGGCCTCGGCCACTGGGACCAGCACACCGACCCGAACATCCCGAACCGCGGCGTCGCCCAGGGTGTCGAACTCGAGGTCGGCGACGTCGTCGCCATCGAGCCGTTCGCCACCGACGGCGGCGGCAAGGTCAACGAGGGCTCCAGCGAGGAGATCTACGCCCTCGAGCGGGAGGCCAGCGTCCGCAACCGCCAGGCCCGGCAGGCCCTCGAGCAGATCGTCGAGGAGTTCAAGACGCTGCCCTTCGCGCGCCGCTGGCTGGACACCGGGCGAGCGGAGATGGCGCTGCGGCGCCTCTCCCAGCAGAGCGTCGTCCACGGCTACCCCGTCCTCAAGGAGGAGGAGGGCTCCCTCGTCAGCCAGAAGGAGCACACCGTCATCGTCACCGAGGACGGCTGCGAAGTGACGACGCGCAACTGA
- a CDS encoding HIT family protein, with product MDQLFAPWRIEWVERDDDEGIDGCPFCVLPEREDASEARVVAETDRAYVLLNNYPYNPGHAMVIPRAHTGEYTALDDETLLDHARLKQRTIRALDDGFGPAGVNTGLNLGDASGGSIDDHLHTHVVPRWAGDTNFMPVTADTKVIVQAVDETYEQLREAFAEQEGARVADSGAVRIEF from the coding sequence ATGGACCAGCTGTTCGCGCCGTGGCGCATCGAGTGGGTGGAACGCGACGACGACGAGGGCATCGACGGCTGCCCGTTCTGCGTGCTCCCCGAGCGTGAGGACGCCAGCGAGGCTCGCGTCGTCGCCGAGACCGACCGTGCCTACGTCCTCCTGAACAACTACCCGTACAACCCGGGGCACGCGATGGTCATCCCGCGCGCCCACACCGGCGAGTACACCGCCCTGGACGACGAGACGCTGCTCGACCACGCCCGGCTCAAGCAGCGGACCATCCGGGCGCTCGACGACGGGTTCGGCCCGGCGGGCGTCAACACCGGGCTCAACCTCGGGGACGCCTCCGGCGGCTCCATCGACGACCACCTCCACACCCACGTCGTCCCGCGGTGGGCCGGCGACACCAACTTCATGCCCGTTACCGCCGACACGAAGGTCATCGTCCAGGCCGTCGACGAGACCTACGAGCAGCTCCGCGAGGCGTTCGCCGAGCAGGAGGGCGCCCGCGTCGCCGACAGCGGGGCGGTCCGCATCGAGTTCTAG
- a CDS encoding cation diffusion facilitator family transporter encodes MSDTAVAEAGLESDTARRGFTRASVVNVLGNAVKIVVEAAAGLTFGSVALVADAAHSVADLVASVVVLVWGRSVYADPDERHPHGHQRVEPLAALFVGTVIVLLGLNLFYDSARSFVEGPGVEFSPYLVAALLFAMADMYVLYWYTMRVNETVGSSALDALAVDCLNDIYTTVAALVGVVGVFLGYPVLDAVAGGVVSVLVVYQGVEIGRENVTYLVGAAPSEAERRRVTESLRSHPAVRGVHDVVVFYDGTRLEVEAHVEVDGEMTLVEAHDIETELMDALREMDDVGDVHLHLDPEGIGEWKDADEE; translated from the coding sequence ATGAGCGACACGGCGGTCGCCGAGGCCGGCCTGGAGTCCGACACCGCAAGGCGGGGGTTCACCCGCGCCAGCGTCGTCAACGTCCTCGGCAACGCCGTCAAGATCGTCGTCGAGGCCGCCGCCGGGCTGACGTTCGGCTCCGTCGCGCTCGTGGCCGACGCCGCCCACTCCGTCGCGGACCTCGTCGCCAGCGTCGTCGTGCTGGTCTGGGGCCGCAGCGTCTACGCCGACCCCGACGAGCGCCACCCGCACGGCCACCAGCGCGTCGAACCGCTCGCGGCGCTGTTCGTCGGCACCGTCATCGTCCTGCTCGGCCTCAACCTCTTCTACGACTCCGCCCGGAGCTTCGTCGAGGGCCCGGGCGTCGAGTTCAGTCCTTACCTGGTCGCCGCGCTGCTCTTCGCGATGGCCGACATGTACGTGCTCTACTGGTACACGATGCGCGTCAACGAGACGGTGGGCTCGTCGGCGCTGGACGCCCTCGCCGTCGACTGCCTCAACGACATCTACACCACCGTCGCGGCGCTCGTCGGCGTCGTCGGCGTCTTCCTCGGCTACCCGGTGCTGGACGCCGTCGCCGGCGGCGTCGTCAGCGTCCTCGTCGTCTACCAGGGCGTCGAGATCGGCCGGGAGAACGTCACCTACCTCGTCGGCGCCGCGCCCTCGGAGGCCGAACGCCGGCGCGTGACCGAGTCGCTCCGCTCGCATCCGGCGGTTCGCGGCGTCCACGATGTCGTCGTCTTCTACGACGGGACGCGACTGGAGGTCGAGGCGCACGTCGAGGTCGACGGCGAGATGACGCTCGTGGAGGCCCACGACATAGAGACGGAGCTCATGGACGCGCTGCGGGAGATGGACGACGTCGGCGACGTCCACCTGCACCTCGACCCCGAGGGGATCGGGGAGTGGAAGGACGCCGACGAGGAATGA
- a CDS encoding tRNA (N(6)-L-threonylcarbamoyladenosine(37)-C(2))-methylthiotransferase, which produces MATYHIETYGCTSNRGESRQIERQLRDAGHYRVDGPDEADVAILNTCTVVEKTERNMLRRAEELQDETADVLVTGCMALAQGEEFDGLDVQVLHWDDVPEAVTNGECPTTTPDAEPILDGVVGILPIARGCMSNCSYCITKFATGRVDSPPVEENVEKARALVHAGAKELRITGQDTGVYGWDEGERKLPELLDRICDIEGDFRVRLGMANPGGVHGIHDELADVYAENEKLYNFIHAPVQSGSDDVLEDMRRQHRVEKFREIVDAFDDRLDHWTLSTDFIVGFPTEDESDHELSMELLADVRPEKINITRFSKRPGTDAADMKGLGGTIKKERSKAMTDLKMDVCREAHESMVGETHEVLVVEEGTGDSVKCRDEAYRQVIVTDADEKDVAVGDFLEVEITANETVYCFGEPV; this is translated from the coding sequence ATGGCCACGTACCACATCGAGACGTACGGCTGTACGTCCAACCGGGGTGAGAGCAGGCAGATCGAGCGACAACTCCGCGACGCGGGTCACTACCGCGTCGACGGCCCCGACGAGGCCGACGTGGCCATCCTCAACACCTGCACGGTCGTCGAGAAGACCGAGCGGAACATGCTCCGCCGGGCGGAGGAACTGCAGGACGAGACGGCTGACGTCCTCGTCACCGGCTGCATGGCGCTCGCGCAGGGCGAGGAGTTCGACGGGCTGGACGTCCAGGTGCTCCACTGGGACGACGTCCCGGAGGCCGTCACCAACGGCGAGTGCCCGACGACGACGCCGGACGCCGAGCCGATCCTCGACGGCGTCGTCGGCATCCTCCCCATCGCCCGGGGCTGCATGAGCAACTGCTCGTACTGCATCACGAAGTTCGCCACCGGGCGCGTCGACTCCCCGCCGGTCGAGGAGAACGTCGAGAAGGCGCGAGCGCTCGTCCACGCCGGCGCCAAGGAGCTCCGCATCACCGGCCAGGACACCGGCGTCTACGGCTGGGACGAGGGCGAACGGAAGCTCCCGGAGCTCCTCGACCGCATCTGCGACATCGAGGGGGACTTCCGGGTCCGGCTGGGGATGGCCAACCCCGGCGGGGTCCACGGCATCCACGATGAGCTCGCCGACGTCTACGCCGAGAACGAGAAGCTCTACAACTTCATCCACGCCCCCGTCCAGTCCGGCAGCGACGACGTCCTCGAGGACATGCGCCGCCAGCACCGCGTCGAGAAGTTCCGCGAGATCGTCGACGCCTTCGACGACCGCCTGGACCACTGGACGCTGTCGACAGACTTCATCGTCGGCTTCCCGACCGAAGACGAGAGCGACCACGAGCTGTCGATGGAACTGCTCGCCGACGTCCGTCCGGAGAAGATCAACATCACGCGGTTCTCGAAGCGGCCGGGTACCGACGCCGCCGACATGAAGGGCCTCGGTGGGACGATCAAGAAGGAGCGCTCGAAGGCGATGACCGACCTGAAGATGGACGTCTGCCGGGAGGCCCACGAGTCGATGGTCGGCGAGACCCACGAGGTGCTCGTCGTCGAGGAGGGCACCGGCGACTCGGTGAAGTGCCGCGACGAGGCCTACCGGCAGGTCATCGTCACCGACGCCGACGAGAAGGACGTCGCGGTCGGCGACTTCCTCGAGGTGGAGATCACGGCCAACGAGACGGTCTACTGCTTCGGCGAGCCGGTCTGA
- a CDS encoding PQQ-binding-like beta-propeller repeat protein, translating into MPSRRSVLAGAGTLAGAGLAGCLNQDPAADVSPGTDADTEWPQPGGTDRYDCYLKDAAAPREEPSERWTAETSSPVGRPVVADGRVLLFTLGGLYAYDLESGEEVWRLDMDDVEVRTSPTVVDGTAYLGVAFPHGVLAVDVEDGSRLWHAELQRTPSTAPVVDHRRERLAVGTHGRLAGVDVEGEKLWSRRTFSSVSALTSWGDSIYAGTEGGELYCFYNYDDPRGRWRRQLDGTVEQIAQLNGSDIVVSVFGGPVERRDDSEAGASRWSRDTGFYGFVAAGNTYAVGHGLASISTRTGERHWTVDDGLRARPAGAGDTVYTGGEGFVAAFAMDGGIGVGDHRVGYERWRHGVDGEVFEGVSVADGAVFATAADENGATLYALE; encoded by the coding sequence ATGCCCTCCAGACGATCGGTCCTCGCGGGCGCCGGGACACTCGCCGGTGCCGGCCTCGCGGGCTGCCTGAATCAGGACCCCGCAGCAGACGTGTCGCCCGGCACCGACGCCGACACAGAGTGGCCCCAGCCCGGCGGAACCGACCGGTACGACTGCTATCTGAAGGACGCCGCCGCGCCCAGAGAGGAGCCGAGCGAGCGGTGGACCGCCGAGACCAGCTCCCCGGTGGGTCGGCCCGTCGTCGCCGACGGCCGGGTCCTCCTGTTCACCCTCGGTGGCCTGTACGCCTACGACCTCGAGTCCGGCGAGGAGGTCTGGCGGCTCGACATGGACGACGTCGAGGTCAGGACGTCCCCGACGGTCGTGGACGGGACCGCCTATCTCGGCGTCGCCTTCCCGCACGGCGTGCTCGCGGTCGACGTCGAGGACGGAAGCCGTCTCTGGCACGCCGAACTCCAGCGGACCCCCTCGACCGCACCGGTCGTCGACCACCGGCGCGAACGGCTGGCCGTCGGCACCCACGGCAGACTCGCAGGCGTCGACGTGGAGGGAGAGAAACTCTGGAGCCGCCGGACGTTCAGTTCGGTGTCGGCGCTCACCTCGTGGGGAGACTCCATCTACGCCGGTACCGAAGGTGGCGAGCTATACTGCTTCTACAACTACGACGACCCCCGGGGGCGCTGGCGTCGACAACTCGACGGCACCGTCGAACAGATCGCACAGCTGAACGGTAGCGACATCGTGGTCTCGGTATTCGGTGGCCCCGTCGAGCGACGGGACGACAGCGAGGCGGGGGCCTCACGCTGGAGCCGCGACACCGGATTCTATGGATTCGTCGCCGCGGGGAACACCTACGCCGTCGGCCACGGTCTCGCGTCCATCAGCACCCGAACGGGTGAGCGACACTGGACGGTGGACGACGGTCTCCGGGCGCGGCCAGCCGGCGCCGGCGACACCGTCTACACCGGCGGCGAGGGTTTCGTCGCTGCCTTCGCGATGGACGGCGGCATCGGCGTCGGCGATCACCGCGTCGGCTACGAGCGGTGGCGCCACGGCGTCGACGGCGAGGTGTTCGAGGGCGTCTCCGTCGCCGACGGCGCGGTGTTCGCCACCGCCGCCGACGAGAACGGTGCGACGCTCTACGCCCTCGAGTAG